One window of the Rhodococcus sovatensis genome contains the following:
- a CDS encoding RNA degradosome polyphosphate kinase, with amino-acid sequence MSPPPATTSTSSPAALPAATEPHAPDAKEALPENRYLNRELSWLDFNSRVLALAEDSSLPLLERAKFLAIFASNLDEFYMVRVAGLKRRDETGLSVRSADGLTPREQLALIGERTQELARRHARVLLDAILPELTAVGIEIIRWSDLDSDERARLSTYFHEQVFPVLTPLAVDPAHPFPYISGLSLNLAVTVKDYATSGEHFARVKVPDNVDRFVRVRRGDGGHRVDAFLSMEEVISAHLDVLFPGMDVVESHAFRITRNADFEVEEDRDEDLLQALERELARRRFGSPVRLEIADDMTEHMLELLLRELDVDPSDVIQVPGLLDLSCLWQVYSVDRPTLKDAPFVPATHPAFGERETPKSVFSTLRDGDVLVHHPYDSFSTSVQRFIEQAAADPQVLAIKQTLYRTSGDSPIVNALVDAAGAGKQVVALVEIKARFDEQANIEWARKLEKAGVHVVYGLVGLKTHCKTCLVVRREGSVIRRYCHIGTGNYNPKTARIYEDVGLLTSSPEIGADLTDLFNSLTGYSRKTSYRNLLVAPYGVRRGIIERIEAEVEHQKAGREAGIRLKANALVDEQVIDALYRASAAGVSVEVVVRGICALKPGVPGLSENIEVRSILGRFLEHSRVLNFRGADEFWIGSADMMHRNLDRRVEVMAQVKDPRLTGQLHDIFESALDPTTRCWILQPDGGWAASPAQGESVREHQGELMRSRRNQAS; translated from the coding sequence ATCAGTCCGCCACCGGCAACGACTTCGACCTCGAGTCCGGCTGCGCTGCCTGCGGCAACCGAGCCGCATGCTCCCGACGCCAAAGAGGCGCTACCCGAAAACCGTTATCTCAACCGTGAATTGAGCTGGCTGGACTTCAATTCACGAGTCCTTGCACTTGCCGAGGATTCCTCACTCCCGCTACTCGAACGTGCGAAGTTCCTGGCAATTTTCGCCTCGAACCTCGACGAGTTCTACATGGTCCGCGTCGCCGGCCTCAAACGTCGAGACGAAACCGGTCTGTCCGTACGTTCCGCCGATGGGCTGACCCCGCGTGAACAACTCGCGTTGATCGGTGAACGCACTCAGGAATTGGCGCGACGCCACGCCCGCGTCTTGCTCGACGCCATCCTTCCCGAGCTCACCGCGGTCGGCATCGAGATCATCCGCTGGTCCGATCTCGACTCGGACGAACGCGCTCGATTGTCGACGTATTTCCACGAACAAGTGTTTCCGGTCCTCACCCCGCTTGCGGTCGACCCAGCGCACCCGTTCCCCTACATCAGCGGCCTCAGCCTCAATCTCGCTGTCACAGTCAAGGATTACGCCACCTCCGGCGAACACTTCGCACGCGTGAAGGTTCCCGACAACGTCGACCGATTCGTTCGGGTGCGTCGCGGCGACGGTGGCCATCGAGTCGACGCATTCCTGTCCATGGAAGAGGTGATCTCCGCGCACCTCGACGTACTCTTCCCCGGAATGGATGTGGTGGAGAGCCACGCCTTCCGCATCACCCGGAACGCCGACTTCGAGGTCGAAGAGGACCGCGACGAGGATCTATTGCAAGCACTCGAGCGTGAGTTGGCACGCCGCCGCTTCGGATCTCCCGTTCGGCTCGAGATCGCCGATGACATGACCGAGCACATGCTCGAATTGTTGTTGCGTGAGTTGGACGTCGATCCGAGCGATGTCATTCAGGTGCCAGGTCTGCTCGATCTGTCGTGCCTGTGGCAGGTGTACAGCGTCGACAGGCCGACGCTCAAGGACGCGCCTTTCGTTCCCGCAACACATCCGGCTTTCGGCGAGCGTGAGACACCCAAGAGTGTGTTCTCCACTCTGCGGGACGGCGACGTGCTCGTCCATCACCCGTACGACTCCTTCTCCACCAGTGTGCAGCGGTTCATCGAGCAAGCCGCGGCCGATCCGCAAGTACTGGCCATCAAGCAGACCTTGTATCGCACGTCGGGAGATTCACCGATCGTCAACGCACTCGTCGATGCTGCCGGCGCAGGCAAGCAGGTCGTCGCACTCGTCGAGATCAAGGCGCGCTTCGACGAGCAGGCGAACATCGAGTGGGCTCGAAAGCTGGAGAAGGCCGGCGTCCATGTCGTGTACGGTCTCGTCGGCCTGAAGACTCACTGCAAGACATGCCTGGTCGTGCGGCGCGAGGGCTCGGTCATCCGTCGGTACTGCCATATCGGAACGGGCAACTACAACCCCAAGACAGCTCGAATCTACGAGGACGTCGGCCTGTTGACCTCATCGCCAGAGATCGGTGCCGACCTGACCGACCTTTTCAATTCGTTGACCGGCTATTCGCGCAAGACCAGCTACCGCAACCTTCTCGTCGCTCCGTACGGCGTGCGTCGCGGCATCATCGAACGCATCGAGGCGGAGGTCGAGCATCAGAAGGCGGGCCGCGAGGCGGGAATTCGGCTGAAGGCCAACGCGCTCGTCGACGAACAGGTCATCGACGCGCTGTACCGCGCCTCCGCGGCCGGAGTGTCGGTCGAGGTCGTGGTCCGCGGAATCTGCGCGCTGAAGCCGGGTGTTCCTGGACTCAGTGAGAACATCGAAGTTCGCTCGATCCTCGGGCGTTTCCTCGAGCACTCACGAGTCCTCAACTTCCGCGGCGCGGACGAGTTCTGGATCGGCAGCGCCGACATGATGCACCGAAACCTCGATCGACGCGTAGAGGTCATGGCGCAGGTCAAAGATCCGCGTCTGACCGGCCAGTTGCACGACATCTTCGAATCGGCGCTCGACCCGACAACCCGATGCTGGATTCTGCAACCCGACGGTGGCTGGGCGGCGTCACCGGCTCAGGGCGAGAGCGTGCGCGAGCACCAGGGCGAGCTGATGCGCAGCCGGCGGAACCAGGCGTCCTGA
- a CDS encoding NUDIX hydrolase, with the protein MSGGDNPLRANIFAAGAVLWRNSPDDHNEIDVAIVHRPKYDDWSFPKGKVDPGETSVDAAVREVAEETGFESRLGRYLSTVTYPIPGHRKMKKVDYWAAKAEDGKFEPNEEVDELRWVAPKEAVHQLSYPMDHKILRRFLKQPVDTETVLLVRHAKAGRRSRYKGDDALRPLDSMGEAQAAALVSQLSAFGADSVHAANRRRCVQTVQPLADSLSVQITLEPLLSEEGYWDAPQEARQRALDIAGLGGVRTICSQGKVIPDLLQWWADRDGVTLPPNRNRKGSVWVLSLRDGKLLAADHLASPLPSTPAVS; encoded by the coding sequence ATGTCGGGCGGCGACAATCCCTTGCGTGCAAACATATTCGCCGCCGGCGCTGTCCTGTGGCGAAACTCTCCCGACGATCACAACGAGATAGACGTCGCAATCGTCCACCGCCCGAAGTACGACGATTGGTCATTTCCCAAGGGCAAGGTGGATCCAGGCGAAACGTCGGTCGACGCAGCCGTACGAGAAGTCGCTGAGGAGACCGGATTCGAGTCTCGCCTCGGTCGCTACCTGTCCACCGTGACCTACCCGATTCCCGGACATCGCAAGATGAAGAAGGTCGACTATTGGGCAGCCAAAGCTGAGGACGGAAAGTTCGAGCCCAACGAGGAAGTGGACGAACTACGCTGGGTGGCACCCAAGGAAGCCGTCCATCAGTTGTCCTACCCCATGGACCACAAGATTTTGCGACGCTTTCTGAAGCAACCCGTCGACACCGAGACCGTCCTTCTCGTCCGACACGCCAAAGCCGGTCGGCGCTCGCGATACAAGGGTGACGACGCCCTGCGGCCGCTGGATTCCATGGGTGAGGCTCAAGCAGCCGCCCTGGTTTCTCAACTGTCTGCATTCGGCGCAGACTCGGTGCACGCCGCCAACCGACGTCGATGCGTGCAGACGGTTCAACCGTTGGCAGATTCCCTGTCTGTCCAGATCACGCTGGAACCACTGCTGTCCGAGGAAGGCTACTGGGACGCTCCGCAGGAGGCCCGGCAGCGAGCGCTCGACATCGCTGGTCTCGGAGGCGTCCGGACGATCTGCAGTCAAGGGAAGGTGATTCCCGATCTGCTGCAATGGTGGGCGGACCGCGATGGAGTCACTCTTCCCCCGAACCGAAATCGCAAGGGCAGTGTGTGGGTACTGTCACTCCGCGACGGAAAGCTGCTCGCTGCAGATCATCTGGCCAGTCCACTACCGTCGACCCCTGCTGTTAGCTGA